AAATGGAATGTCACTGTCGTTCCTACTATTGGTACTGAGTTTGACCCGCGAATTCATGAGAGTGTTGGGGCTGACCCCCATACAGTGTCTGGGCGAGTTGCGGCAGAAGTGCAGGGTGGCTACTTAGTTGATGGTGAGCTCATTAGTCCGGCCAAGGTTATTGTGGGTACTGCACCACCTGACTCACCTTAGGCAGTTGTGAATAATTCACAATGTTTAAAAAGTCAGTCAGTCCCGCGTAGGCGGGGCCGTAGAACAAACAATATTACTACCAACGCAAATTCTTAATTCTATAAATCAGTAATTCATACAATATGGCAAAGATTATCGGTATAGATCTCGGAACAACAAATTCATGCATGGCCGTTCTTGAAGGGGGCGAACCAAAGGTTATAGAAAACCAAGAAGGGAATCGCACAACGCCGTCGGTCGTCGCCATGTCGAAGAGTGGCGACAGGTTAGTTGGTCAAATTGCCAAGCGGCAGGCCGTGACAAATCCAGAAAACACGGTTTTTTCAGTGAAGCGTCTTATTGGACGCCGATTCAGCGACGAAGAGGTGCAGCGCGATACAAAGCATATGCCGTACCGCATTGCTAAAGCTGGTGACGGCATTAAGGTTGTCATGGGCGACAAGGAATTTACCCCACAAGAAATTTCGGCCATGGTGCTGCAGAAGTTAAAGGCGGACGCCGAGGCAAAGCTTGGTGAGCCAGTAACTGAGGCAGTCATTACTGTGCCAGCCTATTTTAACGACGCGCAACGGCAGGCCACCAAAGACGCTGGTGAAATTGCGGGCTTGAAAGTACGTCGCATCATTAATGAACCAACCGCAGCCGCGCTCGCCTATGGCTTAGACAAGCATAAGGACGAGAAGATTGTTGTTTACGACCTCGGCGGTGGTACGTTTGACGTGTCAGTCCTTGAGGTTGGTGACGATACCGTTGAAGTCAAAGCGACCAATGGCGACACGCACTTGGGTGGCGATGACTTTGATCAAGTTATTATTGAGTGGATATTGGCTGAGTTCAAAAAAGATCAGGGTATCGACCTGGCAACAGACAGGTTAGCGTTGCAGCGCATTAAAGAAGCGGCTGAGAAAGCCAAGATTGAGCTTTCAACTGCTCAGGAAACAGAAGTTAATCAACCCTTCATCACCTCTGACGCTGCCGGACCAAAGCACCTGTCGCTTAAGCTCACTCGTGCCAAGCTCGATGAATTGGTGCGCGGTTTAATTGAAAGAACGCTGGAGCCTTGTCGCAAAGCACTTTCTGACGCGAAACTCACTGCCAAAGAGATTGACCAGGTGGTCATGGTTGGTGGTATGACCCGAATGCCATTGGTTCTGAAAACTGTTGAAGAGTTTTTTGGCAAGAAACCGCACTTGGGTGTTAATCCAGACGAAGTCGTGGCCATCGGCGCGGCCGTTCAAGCTGGTGTCCTGCAGGGTGAAATTAAAGACGTGCTGCTCTTAGATGTGACCCCTTTGTCGTTAGGTATTGAAACCTTGGGTGGGGTAATGACAAAGCTCATCGAGCGCAACACCACTATTCCAACCTCAAAGTCGCAAGTGTTCTCTACGGCTGCCGATAATCAGACGTCTGTTGAGGTGCATGTGCTGCAAGGTGAGCGAGATATGGCTGGCGACAACAAATCGCTCGGTCGGTTTGTTCTCTCTGGTATTCCACCTTCCGCCCGTGGCGTACCACAGGTTGAAGTAACGTTCGACATTGATGCGAACGGGATTTTGAACGTTAAAGCGGCTGACAAGGCAACCGGCAAAGAGCAGGTAATTACGATTACCGCGTCTTCTGGTCTCTCAAAAGAGGAGATTGAAAAAATGAAGAAGGATGCCGAAGTGCATGCCTCGGAAGACAAAACAAAGCGTGAGCTTGTTGAAGTTCGTAATGCCGCCGACGGGCTGGTGTACTCAACCGAAAAAGCGGTTCTTGATGCCGGCGATAAACTAGATGCTGCGGTGAAGACTGAAGTGCAAGAAAAAGTTGACGCATTGAAGCAAGTTAAGGATGGCGAAGATCTTGAGGCAATTAAGAAAGCTTTTGATGAGCTCGGCGTGGTGGTGCAAAAGGTTGGTGCCGCGCTCTATAAGCAGCCAGATGCGACAACGCCGCCTGATGCGGCTGCCGCAGACCAGGGTGACCAGCCTGCTGCCGAGGATGCAACGTATCGTGAGTCGACCGATGAGAAAAAAGATTCTACACCGAACGCTTAAAACATTAACAGCAATACTATGGCCGATCAGCAGATTCAAATTAAGGCGGGTGATGAAACATTGAAAGGTGTATACGCAAATCTAATGCAAGTGAGCCATCTCAATGAAGAGTTTGTGCTCGATTTCATGACCGTGTACCCGTTTCAGAATATTGGCACACTTAACGCCCGTGTTCTCATTAGCCCGGCGCACATGAAGCGAATGATTGCGGCTATGCAAGAAAATATGAAGCGATTCGAAGATGCCCATGGCACCATTCAAGCTGGTTCGGTGACAAATCCGGAAGTTGGCTTTCAAGCATAAACAGTCCTCATTAAACAAAAAAATTCTACATGGCGAAAGACTTCTATAAAGTGCTTGGCGTTCCGAAAGGTGCTTCGCCGGAAGAATTGAAGAAAGCGTATCGTCGGTTGGCGCACAAATTTCACCCAGACAAGGCGAAAGAAGGAACAACTGAACACAAAGAGCATGAGCAGCGCTTCAAAGAGATTAATGAGGCGTATCAAGTTTTGTCTGACACAAATAAGCGTCAGCAGTACGACCAATTCGGTGCGACCTTCGATCAGGGGCCGGCCGGAAGCGGGTATGGTCAGGGGTTTGGTCAAGGTGGCAATGTTAACGTAGATTTCGAAGACCTTGAGGATTTGCTCGGTGGCGTGTTCCGTGGTTTTGGTGGGACTCGACGGGGAGCAAAAACAAAGCGGGGTTCAGATATTCAGGTAACGGTTACGTTATCGTTCTCGGAAGCGGCGCTTGGCTCGTCTCAAAAATTGCGGCTCTATAAGCACATTGCGTGCGGTGTCTGTGCTGGTGACGGTGCGGCCAAGGGGAGTGCGCGAATAAAATGTTCAGAGTGCGACGGCAGCGGGCAGAAGACAGATGTTCAAAGTACAATTTTTGGAAGCTTTCAGACAGTGCGCACGTGTGAAACCTGTGCTGGTCGGGGAACAAAACCAGAGCACACCTGTGAGACGTGTCGGGGAACGGGCGTTGTTCGTGACACTGTTGAGGTGTCGGTTTCCATACCGCCAGGCGTAAGTGACGGGGACACCTTGCGGGTGGCTGGGCAGGGCGAGGCAATCAGTGGTGGCCACGCGGGAGATTTATACGTTGCTGTTCGAGTAGAAAGAGACAGCCGTTTTGAGCGGCATGGGAATGATGTTGTCTCCAGACTTGCCGTTTCTGTGCCTGAAGCAGTACTTGGCACCGAGAAAACAGTTACAACGCTTGATGGCGATATTGTTCTCACTGTTCCTGCTGGTACTGCTAGTGGCGCCATACTTCGCGTGCCGGGTCGGGGTATTGGTACATCGGGTAGTCGAAGAGGGGACCATCTGGTTCAGGTTACTGTTACGATACCTTCAAAACTATCAAAAACAGCCCGAAAGCTTTTTGAAGAATTAGGCGACGCCCTCTAGCGTTGAACGGTTCGGCGGTAAACGTGTTCGCTTCATGTGAATTTCGCGCTATACTACTAGCATAGCGTAATCATCACATGCTCGAAGCGATTCAAAGTATAAATTGGTCCGTACCAAGTTGGGATTTATTTATTGCCTTATTTTTTGTTGCGTCTGTTTTTTTCTACAGTTTCCATGTCGGCCGAGATCGACTGGTTGTTTTGCTCATTGCAACCTATATGGCGTTGGCTGTAGCCAATGCTGCGTCGCAATTTGGCGTATTGGTGTCGTTGACGTCAGCCGCTGAGGCGCACGTTTCGTTTCAATTGTCGGCATTTTTAGGAGTTTTTCTTTTTATATTTGTAACCCTATCGAGTAGCGTCTTGCTTAACGCTCTAACCGCTGGTTTGCAGGGTTCGTGGTGGCAGGTGCTCATATTTGGCATGCTACAAGCCGGGCTATTCATGAGTATCATCCTATCCCTTTTACCAACCGACCTTCTGGCTTCGTTGTCGCCAGTAACGAGAGACTTGCTCGTGAGCGGACAAGCACGATTCGTGTGGGTCACCGTACCTATTGTTGCCCTCGTACTTTTTGAGCGTCGTTCAAAGAGCTAGCATGCAGGTGCTTCGTCTTTACGATTCACTCAGTCGTCGCAAAAAGGTTTTTAAGCCCATTCGGCGACGGGTCGGGCTTTATACGTGTGGTCCCACGGTGTACGACTACGCGCATATAGGTAATTTTCGAACATTTGTTTTTTATGACATCGTGCGAAGAACACTTCGTCACCTTGGATATCCGGTGCAGCACGTCATGAATATTACTGACGTTGGACACTTAGCAGCTGACTCGGATTTCGGTGAGGAAAAAATGGCCGCTGCGGCTCTTAGAGAGCGAAAAAATGCTTGGGACGTAGCCAAGGCATACACAAAAAGTTTTCTCGAAGATGCGGCCAAGCTTAATGTGTTACCCGCCAACAAACTGCCTCGGGCGACAGAGCACATTCCCGAGCAAGTGGCGCTTATCAAAGAGTTAGAACGTAAGGGATTTACGTACAGAACAAGTGACGGCATTTATTTTGATACAGCAAAATTTCCGAAGTACGGTCGTCTGTCTGGTCAAACACTCAAAGACAAAGTAGGCGGTAAGCGAGTCGCTATTGGCGACAAGCGTCAGGCAAGTGATTTTGCGCTTTGGAAATTTTCACCAACCGGGGTGAAGCGAGATATGGAATGGCCAAGCCCATGGGGCAAGGGTTTTCCTGGTTGGCACATCGAGTGTTCGGCTATGAGCCGGAAGTACTTACGGCAACCGTTCGATATTCATTCTGGGGGGGTAGATCATTTGGCAGTGCATCACGAAAATGAGATTGCTCAATCCGAGGCAGCCTACGGTAAGCCGTTGGCAAACTATTGGTTGCACGGTGAATTTTTAATTGTTAAGCAAGCACGTGGTGGCTTTAAGCGTATGGGAAAATCAGAGGGGAACCTCATGACAGTTTCTGATGTAGCGACAACGTATAACGTTGACCCATTGGCACTCCGATACCTTTTTTTGCAGACCCATTACAGAAAGCCTTTGCAGTTTGATTCGTCCGCTCTCTTGGCAGCGAATCAGGCGTTAGTACGACTTCGGGAACACGTTGCTCGACTACCACGGGCTACGCGTATTGGTGTGCCGCAAATTGAAAGTGCATTTGCGGCAGCTATAGCGAACGATTTTGACATTCCAAAAGCGCTCGCCATTGTTTGGCAATTAGTGCGCACGACAAAGAAGTACGAGGGTGCGGCAGTGCGGCGGTCGTTACGTTCATTCGATACTGTCTTAGGGCTTGGCATTGAAACTGCTCGGACAGTTTCGACTATTCCGGATACCGTGCAGCAGCTGGCGAGCGAGCGAGAAAAAGCGCGAAAAGAGAAGCGGTGGGCCGACGCAGACAGCGCACGGGATGAGGCTCAGCGGTTGGGGTATCGCATTGAAGATACTCCAAGCGGCCCACAGATAAAAAAAATATAAGGTATGGCTACACCAGAAATTAAAAGAGAATACACGGCAACCCCCGAGCAAGAGTTCAGTGAAACTGCTCCGCAAACTATTCCGAGAACCGCAGTACCCGATAGCGCTGAGCCCGTGGCGCGCGCGGTGCCGCAACCGGTGTTGGTGCCAATTGTTTCCCCCCTTCAATCAGCACCAAAAAGTCAGACACTGCAAGAGATAGAAACGATTATGGCCGAAGATTTGGCGGGCATATACGCTTCACTTGATGCACCAACCAGAAGCGCCTTAAGGGTGTCTGGAGAGCAGGCAGCATTGAAGATTAGCATTCTTTTGCAATCAGCCAGTTCGCAATTAATTAAAATTATCAAAATCATTCGCGATTGGTTGCGAACCATTCCGGGCATTAGCTGGGCTTTTATTGAGCAGGAAACAAAAGTGAAAACAGGTAAGCTTTTGCGTCTTACCGATAAGCACGATAGGTATGAGTAGCTTCCTCCCAGCAGTGCCAAGTATAAACGAACTCACCGCCACAGTGCTCGTGTGGGGTATGATTAGCGCCGCGACGGCCCTTCTTTTTCTTTTCGTACTCTACGTATTTTATCGCCGTTTGTATCATACTGGTGCATCGTTTAACAAGGTAACCTTACTCATTACCGTACCAAAGCGTAGTCAGCAGCAAGATGAAGACAGTACGATTGAAAAAATCCGTCAGCAGATAGCCGTAGCGGAAACATTTTTTGCGGCGATTGCGGGGCTTCGAGCGGACAGAAGCGTTAGTTCCTATGTACTTGGTCGTCGTGACCATCTGTCTTTGGAACTCGTTGCTTCACAAGGCCTTCTCTCTTTTTACATTGTCGTGCCAGCGTCACTTCGTCGTTATGTTGAACAGCAAATTCATGCGCAATATCCTGATGCCAATATTGACGTCGTCATTGAGCCAAACATTTTTTTATCACATGGCGTGGTTCGAGCTGCTGGGCTGCGTTTTCGTCGTTCGTTTATGTTTCCATTGCGTACGTATAATGATATAGAAACAGACCCCTTAGCGGCTGTAACGAACGCATTTAGTCGGGTGGGTACGAATGGTGCTGCGTTGCAAATAGTTATTCGCTCTGCCAAGCGACGATGGCATAGGTTTGGGCAGCGAACGGCAGCTGAATTTCATCAGGGTCACTCATTCCGCGAAGCATATGCCCGTGGTCAGCGAAGCACCTTTATGCGTGGCGTGTCAGCCTTTATGCGGGCATTTCATAATCAAGCGATGCCAAAACAGCCAGCGGCACAAGCCGAGCAGGTACGGCCACATCAACTGTCGGCCCTCGAGCAAGAGATGGCTAAACGGGTTGAACAAAAGACAAGTAAGGCTGGCGTTGAGGCGAACATTCGTATAGTGGTCTCGGCCAGTACTGAACATGATGCCGATAGAATGCTTGATAATATGGTGCAAACGTTCAGTCAGTATAACCTTTACCAGTACGGTAACAGTTTCGTTCCCGTGCGAGTCCGCCGGCAAGTGGCATTCATACGGCGGTTTATCCATCGTCAATTTGTTCGTCGCAATTCGGTAATTCTGAACACGGAAGAGCTCGCCAGTCTATTTCATTTTCCATTGCCCTCGACCGAGACGCCGAATATTCGTTGGTTGCGTTCAAAGAAAGCCCCGCCGCCAAATGAGTTGCCTGACGAAGGCATAGTGTTGGGTGTCAATCGATATCGCGGCGTAGATCGCGTTGTTCATTTTGACCCGGCCGATCGTCGTCGGCACTGCTACATTATTGGTACCACCGGCTCCGGAAAATCAGTGCTGATGGGGGAGATGGCCAAGCAAGATATTAAGGCCGGGCACGGGGTTTGTATTATTGATCCGCACGGCTCATTGGTTGAAGAAATACTTGAGAGTATACCGCCGGAGCGAGCCAAAGACGTCATTTATTTTGATCCGTCAGATACTGATCGGCCACTCGGGCTGAACATGCTCGAAGCCACGACGCCAGCCGAAATGGATTTTGCGACACAGGAAATGATTGCCATTTTCTACAAGCTGGTGAGCGACCCTTCAATGATTGGTCCAATGTTCGAACATAACATGCGTAACGCCATGCTAACGCTTATGGCTGACCCGTCGGCACCAGGGACGCTTGTGGAGATTCCCCGCATGTTCACTGACACTGAATTTCAGCGTCGTAAGGTAAAAAATCTAACTGATCCGATAGTCAAAGCCTTTTGGGAACAAGAAATGGCCAAGACGTCAGACTTTCACAAATCGGAAATGCTTGGGTATCTCATTTCAAAAGTTGGTCGATTCATCGAGAATGCCATGATGCGAAACATCATTGGTCAGCCGAATTCGGCTTTTGATTTCCGTCGCGTTATGGATGAGAAGAAGATTTTTCTTGTGAATCTTTCAAAAGGAAAAATTGGAGAAATGAATGCGAATTTATTGGGCCTTATTATTGTTTCTAAGCTGCAAATGGCCGCGCTGTCTCGGGCTGACTCTCCGGCCGATTCATTTCCCGACTTTTATCTTTACATCGATGAATTTCAGAACTTCATCACGGATTCGATTGCGACGATTCTTTCTGAAGCTCGAAAGTACAAGCTCAACCTTGTTATGGCGCACCAGTACGTTGGTCAACTCGTCCAAGGACAGGATACAAAAATTCGCGATGCGGTATTGGGGAATGTGGGTACGATAATTAGTTTTCGGGTGGGCGTTGAAGATGCTGAGGTTTTGGCCAAAGAGTTTGCTCCGGTCTTTAGTGAGTACGACCTGATTAATGTTGATCGTTATCACGCCTACGTTCGACTATTGGTCCACAATAGTGTCACCCGGCCGTTCGACATAGACACCTATCCGCCAACTATTGGTTCTGCCGAACGGGCACTTTTACTTCGTGAAGCATCACGGCTTCGCTACGGTAAAGATCGGCAGTCGGTTGAGAATGACATTCTTCTGAGAAGTAAAATTGGCCAGCTGGGTGTTACAAATGCGGTCGACGGGCCAGCACGATAGTTGAAAACTTTTTGTTAGAACACAAAACACGCTAGACGCAAGTTTATTGGGTCGCTATACTGAATGAGTGCGTAAAAGTGTCTGTCCAAAAAAAGAAAAATGCAAAACGAACAAGATATAAATATAATTACCCCGACGGATGTTCTAGAGGATGAACCCTCGAATACAAAACACATTGTTGACGCCAAGGTTGCTTTGGCGCATCAGTTGCTTGAAGAGGCAGTTACATTACTTGAAAGAGTTCGTCGGTTGCTTAATATGGAAACGGTTGCGGCTAGTGGAGAGGGTGAGGAAGAGGTACTAGAAGATGATGACGAAGCGGGTGAAGGTCGTGTTGTTGAGGGTATCTTTGACGGACAACGGATGATTGGTCCCGACGGTCGTCACTATTCAGTGCCGGCCAATTATGCCTCTAAGTCTAAGCTTATTGAGGGCGATCTGCTGAAGTTAGTCATTACGGCTCGTGGCGCATTCGTTTATAAACAGATTGGTCCGTCACCCAGGCGACGACTACTCGGACTACTCGAGCATTCAACAACAGGCAGTGACTGGTGCATTAATGTGAGTGGCCGACGATATCACGCGTTGACTGCGAGTGTTACTTTCTTCCGAGGTCGTGAGGGCGACGAAGCAGTTATACTGGTGCCAGAGGGTGGTGAAAGTAAATGGGCGGCAATTGAAAATATTATTCACGATCGGGGTTAGTTTTGTTGGTATTCTGCCATTGAGCCTAAGGCTGTTTTGCGGTACGCTGCAGTAACTATGCCAAGCGCACTCTATCAAAAATACCGCCCTAAGACCTGGCAAGACGTTACGAGCCAGCAGCATATTAAAACCACCCTTCAGCACGAGATTGAGCGAGACACCATAGCGAATAGCTATCTGTTCGTTGGTCCTCGAGGTGTTGGAAAAACAACTGTCGCCCGTCTTTTTGCAAAAGCTATAAATTGTACGGCTCGCGCTAAGGGCAGTGCCGAGCCATGTTTGCAGTGTCAAAGTTGTTTGAAAATTGAAGCACGCCAGTCACTTGATATTATTGAAATTGATGCCGCCTCGCATACAGGCGTTGATCATGTCCGTGAGCACATTATTGCTTCGGCCGAAGTTCATGCCGGTCACGGGGCCTATCGGGTTTTTGTGATTGATGAAGTGCACATGCTTTCGACCGCGGCCTTCAACGCCATGTTGAAGTTGA
Above is a genomic segment from Patescibacteria group bacterium containing:
- the dnaJ gene encoding molecular chaperone DnaJ, which codes for MAKDFYKVLGVPKGASPEELKKAYRRLAHKFHPDKAKEGTTEHKEHEQRFKEINEAYQVLSDTNKRQQYDQFGATFDQGPAGSGYGQGFGQGGNVNVDFEDLEDLLGGVFRGFGGTRRGAKTKRGSDIQVTVTLSFSEAALGSSQKLRLYKHIACGVCAGDGAAKGSARIKCSECDGSGQKTDVQSTIFGSFQTVRTCETCAGRGTKPEHTCETCRGTGVVRDTVEVSVSIPPGVSDGDTLRVAGQGEAISGGHAGDLYVAVRVERDSRFERHGNDVVSRLAVSVPEAVLGTEKTVTTLDGDIVLTVPAGTASGAILRVPGRGIGTSGSRRGDHLVQVTVTIPSKLSKTARKLFEELGDAL
- the cysS gene encoding cysteine--tRNA ligase — translated: MQVLRLYDSLSRRKKVFKPIRRRVGLYTCGPTVYDYAHIGNFRTFVFYDIVRRTLRHLGYPVQHVMNITDVGHLAADSDFGEEKMAAAALRERKNAWDVAKAYTKSFLEDAAKLNVLPANKLPRATEHIPEQVALIKELERKGFTYRTSDGIYFDTAKFPKYGRLSGQTLKDKVGGKRVAIGDKRQASDFALWKFSPTGVKRDMEWPSPWGKGFPGWHIECSAMSRKYLRQPFDIHSGGVDHLAVHHENEIAQSEAAYGKPLANYWLHGEFLIVKQARGGFKRMGKSEGNLMTVSDVATTYNVDPLALRYLFLQTHYRKPLQFDSSALLAANQALVRLREHVARLPRATRIGVPQIESAFAAAIANDFDIPKALAIVWQLVRTTKKYEGAAVRRSLRSFDTVLGLGIETARTVSTIPDTVQQLASEREKARKEKRWADADSARDEAQRLGYRIEDTPSGPQIKKI
- the dnaK gene encoding molecular chaperone DnaK, producing MAKIIGIDLGTTNSCMAVLEGGEPKVIENQEGNRTTPSVVAMSKSGDRLVGQIAKRQAVTNPENTVFSVKRLIGRRFSDEEVQRDTKHMPYRIAKAGDGIKVVMGDKEFTPQEISAMVLQKLKADAEAKLGEPVTEAVITVPAYFNDAQRQATKDAGEIAGLKVRRIINEPTAAALAYGLDKHKDEKIVVYDLGGGTFDVSVLEVGDDTVEVKATNGDTHLGGDDFDQVIIEWILAEFKKDQGIDLATDRLALQRIKEAAEKAKIELSTAQETEVNQPFITSDAAGPKHLSLKLTRAKLDELVRGLIERTLEPCRKALSDAKLTAKEIDQVVMVGGMTRMPLVLKTVEEFFGKKPHLGVNPDEVVAIGAAVQAGVLQGEIKDVLLLDVTPLSLGIETLGGVMTKLIERNTTIPTSKSQVFSTAADNQTSVEVHVLQGERDMAGDNKSLGRFVLSGIPPSARGVPQVEVTFDIDANGILNVKAADKATGKEQVITITASSGLSKEEIEKMKKDAEVHASEDKTKRELVEVRNAADGLVYSTEKAVLDAGDKLDAAVKTEVQEKVDALKQVKDGEDLEAIKKAFDELGVVVQKVGAALYKQPDATTPPDAAAADQGDQPAAEDATYRESTDEKKDSTPNA
- a CDS encoding type IV secretion system DNA-binding domain-containing protein, which gives rise to MSSFLPAVPSINELTATVLVWGMISAATALLFLFVLYVFYRRLYHTGASFNKVTLLITVPKRSQQQDEDSTIEKIRQQIAVAETFFAAIAGLRADRSVSSYVLGRRDHLSLELVASQGLLSFYIVVPASLRRYVEQQIHAQYPDANIDVVIEPNIFLSHGVVRAAGLRFRRSFMFPLRTYNDIETDPLAAVTNAFSRVGTNGAALQIVIRSAKRRWHRFGQRTAAEFHQGHSFREAYARGQRSTFMRGVSAFMRAFHNQAMPKQPAAQAEQVRPHQLSALEQEMAKRVEQKTSKAGVEANIRIVVSASTEHDADRMLDNMVQTFSQYNLYQYGNSFVPVRVRRQVAFIRRFIHRQFVRRNSVILNTEELASLFHFPLPSTETPNIRWLRSKKAPPPNELPDEGIVLGVNRYRGVDRVVHFDPADRRRHCYIIGTTGSGKSVLMGEMAKQDIKAGHGVCIIDPHGSLVEEILESIPPERAKDVIYFDPSDTDRPLGLNMLEATTPAEMDFATQEMIAIFYKLVSDPSMIGPMFEHNMRNAMLTLMADPSAPGTLVEIPRMFTDTEFQRRKVKNLTDPIVKAFWEQEMAKTSDFHKSEMLGYLISKVGRFIENAMMRNIIGQPNSAFDFRRVMDEKKIFLVNLSKGKIGEMNANLLGLIIVSKLQMAALSRADSPADSFPDFYLYIDEFQNFITDSIATILSEARKYKLNLVMAHQYVGQLVQGQDTKIRDAVLGNVGTIISFRVGVEDAEVLAKEFAPVFSEYDLINVDRYHAYVRLLVHNSVTRPFDIDTYPPTIGSAERALLLREASRLRYGKDRQSVENDILLRSKIGQLGVTNAVDGPAR
- a CDS encoding DUF3467 domain-containing protein; this translates as MADQQIQIKAGDETLKGVYANLMQVSHLNEEFVLDFMTVYPFQNIGTLNARVLISPAHMKRMIAAMQENMKRFEDAHGTIQAGSVTNPEVGFQA